The following proteins come from a genomic window of Aequorivita marisscotiae:
- a CDS encoding glycosyltransferase family 2 protein, translating into MNKNIKVIIPAYNEEASIGKVIAEIPDIVSEIIVVNNNSTDSTAAVAEKAGATVLFQPKAGYGNACLKGMEYISDKDKKPEIVVFLDGDYSDYPSELTKIVAPILEDNLDFVVGARVKELREVGAMTFPQRFGNVLATKLMTLFFNSKFTDLGPFRAIKYEKLLALNMQDKTYGWTVEMQLKVLKKNFTYTEVPVNYKNRIGVSKVSGTVKGAIFAGVKILSWIFKYSFKK; encoded by the coding sequence ATGAATAAAAACATCAAAGTAATAATTCCCGCCTATAACGAAGAAGCCTCGATAGGGAAAGTGATTGCTGAAATTCCCGATATCGTTTCAGAAATAATTGTGGTGAACAACAATTCTACTGACAGTACTGCAGCAGTTGCTGAAAAAGCAGGTGCCACTGTTCTGTTTCAACCAAAGGCGGGCTACGGAAACGCATGTTTGAAAGGAATGGAATACATTTCAGACAAAGATAAAAAGCCGGAAATAGTTGTTTTTTTAGATGGCGATTATAGCGATTACCCATCAGAATTAACAAAAATTGTGGCACCAATTCTTGAAGATAACCTAGATTTTGTTGTGGGTGCGCGTGTGAAAGAATTGCGGGAAGTGGGCGCCATGACTTTTCCCCAACGATTCGGAAATGTATTGGCAACCAAATTGATGACTTTATTTTTTAATTCAAAATTTACGGATCTGGGACCCTTTCGCGCTATTAAATACGAAAAATTACTCGCTTTAAATATGCAGGACAAAACCTACGGTTGGACGGTAGAAATGCAACTTAAAGTTCTAAAAAAGAATTTTACATATACCGAAGTACCCGTTAATTACAAAAACCGCATCGGGGTTTCAAAAGTTTCGGGTACCGTAAAAGGTGCTATCTTTGCGGGCGTAAAAATCCTAAGCTGGATTTTTAAATACAGTTTCAAAAAATGA
- a CDS encoding NAD(P)/FAD-dependent oxidoreductase produces the protein MEHIVIIGNGIAGITAARHIRKLSNKKITIISAETDHFFSRTALMYVYMGHMRWRDIEPYESWFWEKNRLELKNAYVETVDTNNQTLYFKGGGSIIYDKLIIASGSVTNTFGWDGLELNGVQGLVSKQDLEKLETNAPNNKECPRAVIIGGGLIGVEMAEMLRTRDIEVTMLVREDGFWANVLPKQDAEMISRHIISHGVDLRHNTELDKILDDGKGNVRAVLTKNGEEIPCSVVGITTGVKPQISFLKNSKIETDRGILVNRLLETNIQNVYAIGDCAQQREPIGNRPPVEAVWYTGRMMGEALAQTISGKPFEYNPGNWFNSAKFFDIEYQTYGWVFSEERKKEYEVQFHWKCASDLRCITISYHKNSNEFLGINTFGIRMRQEVFDTWLNEKRSVDYVIENLKQANFDPEFYKKYENEILREFLSLNKTAVS, from the coding sequence ATGGAGCACATTGTTATTATAGGCAACGGTATTGCGGGCATTACCGCAGCGCGACACATCAGGAAACTTTCAAATAAAAAAATTACCATCATTTCTGCTGAAACCGATCATTTTTTCTCCCGCACTGCTTTGATGTACGTTTATATGGGCCATATGCGGTGGCGCGATATAGAACCCTACGAATCTTGGTTTTGGGAAAAAAACAGACTGGAACTCAAAAATGCTTACGTTGAAACGGTAGATACCAACAACCAAACGCTTTATTTTAAAGGTGGCGGCAGTATAATTTACGATAAGCTAATAATTGCCTCTGGCTCCGTAACAAACACGTTTGGATGGGATGGACTGGAACTTAATGGCGTACAAGGTCTGGTGTCAAAACAGGATTTGGAAAAGCTAGAAACTAATGCTCCCAACAATAAAGAATGTCCGCGTGCTGTAATAATTGGCGGTGGTTTAATAGGCGTTGAAATGGCCGAAATGCTCCGCACTCGCGATATTGAAGTTACGATGCTTGTTCGCGAAGATGGTTTTTGGGCCAATGTGCTTCCAAAACAAGATGCCGAAATGATTTCTCGACACATTATTTCGCACGGTGTAGATCTTCGGCATAACACCGAATTGGATAAAATTCTAGATGATGGCAAAGGTAATGTGCGCGCCGTTTTAACTAAAAATGGCGAGGAAATTCCCTGTAGTGTTGTTGGAATTACCACCGGGGTAAAACCACAAATTTCATTTCTAAAAAACTCAAAAATTGAAACCGATAGAGGTATTTTGGTAAACCGTTTACTAGAAACAAATATTCAAAATGTATACGCAATTGGCGACTGTGCCCAACAACGGGAGCCCATCGGCAATCGCCCACCCGTAGAGGCGGTTTGGTACACCGGCCGAATGATGGGTGAGGCTTTGGCGCAGACTATAAGCGGAAAACCTTTTGAGTACAATCCTGGCAATTGGTTTAACAGCGCTAAATTTTTTGATATTGAATACCAAACGTACGGCTGGGTTTTTTCGGAAGAACGAAAAAAGGAATACGAAGTTCAATTTCATTGGAAATGCGCAAGCGACCTTCGTTGTATAACTATTTCATACCATAAAAATTCCAATGAATTTCTGGGTATAAATACGTTCGGAATACGGATGAGACAGGAAGTTTTTGATACTTGGCTCAACGAAAAAAGAAGTGTGGATTATGTAATCGAAAATTTAAAGCAAGCCAACTTCGACCCAGAATTTTATAAAAAATATGAAAACGAGATTTTGAGAGAATTCTTGTCATTAAATAAAACAGCAGTTTCCTAA
- a CDS encoding DUF547 domain-containing protein — MKTIFNLATLLFLVCSLQSCNLLSAAGISSQGQPTKKVQSNLTSTTANSAVNIDHSQWDKLLKKHVNSDGMVDYKAFKKDEAKLDGYLKMLSEKNPTNNWSVQELLAFYINLYNAATVKLIVENYPLKSIKDIDGAWTKGRVAVGDKMLSLGGIENGILRKMNEPRIHFAINCASISCPKLLDEAYTAAKINEQLDRATNEFINSDKNDISASNPKVSSIFDWYAKDYKVNGKQDVIAFINQYSNTKINANATLSYKNYDWNLNDQ; from the coding sequence ATGAAAACGATCTTCAATCTCGCCACCTTATTATTTTTAGTATGCTCACTCCAAAGTTGCAATCTGCTATCGGCCGCGGGTATTAGTAGCCAAGGACAACCTACAAAGAAAGTACAATCCAATCTCACCTCAACCACAGCAAATTCTGCCGTAAATATTGATCATTCGCAATGGGACAAATTGCTGAAAAAACATGTAAACAGCGACGGAATGGTAGATTATAAAGCGTTTAAAAAAGACGAAGCCAAACTGGATGGATATTTAAAAATGCTTTCGGAAAAAAATCCAACCAACAACTGGAGCGTTCAGGAATTGCTCGCTTTTTACATAAACCTTTACAATGCAGCTACGGTAAAATTGATCGTGGAAAATTACCCACTAAAAAGCATAAAAGATATTGATGGCGCTTGGACCAAAGGACGTGTGGCAGTGGGCGATAAAATGCTTTCGCTCGGCGGAATTGAAAACGGAATACTTCGGAAAATGAACGAACCACGCATTCATTTCGCTATAAATTGTGCTTCTATTTCCTGCCCAAAACTTTTAGACGAAGCTTATACCGCCGCAAAAATTAACGAGCAATTGGACCGCGCGACAAACGAATTTATCAATAGCGACAAGAACGATATTTCTGCGAGCAACCCAAAGGTTTCCTCAATTTTTGATTGGTATGCAAAAGATTATAAAGTAAACGGCAAACAGGATGTAATAGCATTTATTAATCAATATTCTAATACAAAAATAAATGCAAACGCTACTTTAAGCTATAAAAACTATGATTGGAACCTAAACGATCAGTAG
- a CDS encoding 4Fe-4S binding protein, translating into MSTVQRNMSLTGEPPKTINTQQKLASAIGLIGLTILFLALLNVSFPNRAIWLTTSLLMIGGGTVWFSNAAYLNKHEGIKNDGVYFKSLTSKGFWAWILGIALTLFYVLLYWFPQYLGLAQNGDNTGLVALFDPLSEVLNGGPASQWFVYGTLYTLAILAFGIKFILKYRHNKYEKLRTYSVMFFQLGFAFLIPELMSRLNNDTFSLPYYDLKNIWPLNYYNFEQYRVDQFISAGDIGLALLIFGIVSIFIITPILTYKYGKRWYCSWVCGCGGLAETAGDPFRHLSDKRQIAWKVERWVIHSVLVFVVLMTTAVVHSYLGDDSTKYWLTKDVFLLSVAVILTAVVVGTWIFKREELQKDARYGAIGYFVIIISLIGFHFFSGKTLFLFEAETLRQSYGFLIGAVFSGVIGVGFYPIFGSRVWCRFGCPMAAILGFQQRLFSRFRITTNGGQCISCGNCSTYCEMGIDVRAYAQKGENIVRSSCVGCGICSAVCPRGVLKLENGPLEKRINSNEILLGNDVDLMHYVSK; encoded by the coding sequence ATGAGTACAGTACAAAGAAATATGTCGCTTACGGGCGAACCGCCAAAAACCATAAACACGCAACAAAAGTTGGCTTCCGCCATAGGTTTAATTGGTTTGACCATACTCTTTTTGGCACTATTAAATGTAAGTTTTCCCAATAGAGCAATTTGGCTTACCACATCACTATTAATGATTGGCGGAGGAACCGTTTGGTTCTCTAATGCAGCGTATTTAAACAAACACGAAGGAATTAAAAACGACGGTGTCTATTTTAAATCGCTTACCTCTAAAGGGTTTTGGGCGTGGATTTTAGGCATAGCACTCACCTTATTTTATGTTTTGCTGTATTGGTTTCCACAATATTTGGGATTGGCTCAAAATGGTGATAATACAGGGCTCGTAGCACTTTTTGATCCGCTTAGCGAGGTTTTAAACGGTGGTCCCGCAAGCCAATGGTTTGTTTATGGCACCCTTTATACACTAGCTATTTTGGCATTTGGAATAAAATTTATTTTAAAATATCGCCACAATAAATACGAGAAATTACGCACCTATTCGGTCATGTTTTTTCAATTGGGTTTTGCGTTTCTTATTCCCGAGCTTATGTCCAGATTAAATAATGACACTTTCTCGCTGCCCTATTACGACCTTAAAAATATCTGGCCGCTTAACTATTATAATTTCGAGCAGTACCGTGTAGATCAGTTTATTTCGGCCGGTGATATTGGCTTGGCTTTGTTGATTTTTGGAATCGTTTCAATTTTTATAATCACCCCAATTTTAACTTATAAGTACGGCAAGCGCTGGTACTGTAGTTGGGTGTGCGGTTGTGGCGGACTCGCCGAAACGGCTGGCGATCCATTTAGGCATTTGAGCGACAAACGGCAGATAGCCTGGAAGGTGGAACGTTGGGTAATACACAGTGTGTTGGTTTTTGTAGTGTTAATGACAACGGCAGTAGTGCACAGCTATTTGGGCGACGACAGCACAAAATATTGGTTAACAAAAGATGTATTTCTACTCTCCGTGGCAGTAATTTTAACGGCAGTTGTCGTAGGTACTTGGATTTTTAAAAGAGAAGAATTGCAAAAAGATGCGCGTTATGGGGCAATTGGTTATTTCGTGATTATTATTTCGTTGATCGGGTTTCACTTTTTTTCAGGAAAGACTTTGTTTCTATTTGAAGCAGAAACCCTTCGTCAGAGCTATGGTTTTTTGATCGGTGCCGTTTTTAGCGGGGTGATTGGTGTAGGATTTTACCCAATCTTCGGAAGCCGGGTTTGGTGCCGTTTCGGTTGCCCGATGGCGGCAATTTTGGGATTTCAGCAACGGCTTTTTTCGCGGTTCAGAATTACCACAAACGGCGGGCAATGCATTAGTTGTGGCAATTGTTCCACCTATTGCGAAATGGGCATTGACGTACGCGCATACGCCCAAAAAGGTGAAAACATTGTACGTTCCAGCTGTGTAGGCTGTGGAATTTGCTCTGCGGTTTGTCCGCGTGGGGTTTTAAAACTTGAAAATGGTCCGTTGGAAAAACGCATCAATAGCAACGAAATTTTACTTGGTAACGACGTAGATTTAATGCATTATGTGAGCAAATAA
- a CDS encoding glycoside hydrolase family 113: MKPINRFVCCIFIIFFCAGCAQKKDASLDLPTIENASTKINGVSFVAAADSLSARHIVALQTVHPNYVTVMPFGFIKGLNHPEIIYNQKRQWFGETYEGVAQYVNMLHQNGIRVMLKPQIWVWNGEFTGYVEMASEADWLQLEETYKNFILDFAKVAETENIEIFCVGTELEKFIEHRPAFWRELIAEVKTIFNGKVTYAANWDEYKQVPFWDALDYIGVNAYFPISDQKTPTVEETKIGWGRWKTELQTISDKENKKILFTEYGYRSVDLSGKEPWRSDREMTSINLKAQANLLEGLYKSVWNEQWFAGGFLWKWFIANDKVGGARNTQFTPQNKPAQKIIAKYYGP, from the coding sequence ATGAAGCCTATTAACCGTTTTGTTTGCTGCATTTTTATAATATTCTTTTGTGCTGGCTGTGCACAAAAGAAGGATGCTTCTTTAGATTTACCTACTATTGAAAATGCATCTACAAAAATTAACGGCGTGAGCTTTGTGGCTGCTGCCGATTCACTTTCGGCGAGGCACATTGTTGCGTTACAAACGGTCCATCCCAATTATGTAACGGTGATGCCTTTTGGCTTTATAAAAGGTTTGAATCATCCCGAAATTATATACAATCAAAAGCGGCAATGGTTTGGCGAAACGTACGAAGGGGTAGCGCAATATGTTAACATGCTTCATCAAAACGGAATAAGGGTAATGTTGAAACCTCAAATCTGGGTTTGGAACGGCGAATTTACGGGCTATGTTGAAATGGCTTCGGAAGCAGATTGGCTTCAACTTGAAGAAACCTATAAAAATTTCATTCTGGATTTTGCAAAAGTTGCCGAAACTGAAAATATTGAAATCTTCTGTGTAGGAACCGAATTGGAAAAATTTATTGAACACCGCCCAGCATTTTGGCGCGAATTGATTGCTGAAGTAAAAACTATTTTCAACGGAAAAGTGACCTATGCCGCCAATTGGGATGAGTACAAACAAGTTCCATTTTGGGATGCGTTGGACTATATTGGCGTAAATGCGTATTTCCCTATTTCAGACCAAAAAACGCCAACAGTAGAGGAAACCAAAATAGGCTGGGGCCGATGGAAAACAGAATTGCAAACCATTTCGGATAAGGAAAATAAAAAAATTCTCTTTACGGAATACGGTTACCGAAGCGTTGATTTAAGCGGGAAGGAGCCTTGGAGAAGCGATCGGGAAATGACTTCCATAAATTTAAAAGCACAGGCAAATTTACTTGAAGGACTGTATAAAAGCGTTTGGAATGAACAGTGGTTCGCCGGTGGTTTTTTGTGGAAATGGTTTATTGCCAACGATAAAGTTGGAGGTGCAAGGAACACTCAGTTTACGCCACAAAATAAACCAGCACAGAAAATTATTGCAAAATATTATGGACCATAA
- a CDS encoding TIGR04283 family arsenosugar biosynthesis glycosyltransferase encodes MLSIIIPVLNEAEIITELLQKLPARLSGKYRADIIFVDGGSTDGTQSLINTYVTKTVQPQSIYSIRLLSSEKGRAKQMNEGAKHALSEILYFLHADSFPPKKFDKYIVAEVNKGNPAGCFRLKFDSNHWWLQLAGWLTRFNWKACRGGDQSQFITKQLFNSIGGFDEDYIIYEDNILIGQLYKRKKFVVIPKKLTTSARLYRQKGVWNLQYHFWAIYVKRGVGADADELYQYYLKHIKQVNSTEISEEKFSNQIVEN; translated from the coding sequence ATGCTTTCAATCATCATCCCCGTTTTAAACGAAGCCGAAATCATAACCGAGTTGCTTCAAAAACTGCCCGCCCGACTTTCGGGAAAATATCGGGCCGATATAATATTTGTAGATGGCGGAAGCACAGACGGCACACAGTCATTAATCAATACCTATGTAACGAAAACGGTACAGCCCCAAAGTATTTATAGCATTCGCCTACTTTCTTCCGAAAAAGGTCGCGCAAAACAGATGAACGAAGGAGCAAAACACGCTCTAAGTGAAATACTGTACTTTTTGCACGCCGATTCATTTCCACCTAAAAAATTTGATAAATATATTGTTGCCGAAGTAAACAAAGGCAATCCGGCTGGCTGTTTCCGGTTAAAATTTGACAGTAATCATTGGTGGTTGCAATTGGCAGGCTGGTTAACGCGGTTTAACTGGAAAGCTTGTCGCGGCGGTGACCAAAGCCAATTTATCACCAAACAGCTTTTTAATTCTATCGGTGGTTTTGATGAAGATTATATAATTTACGAAGACAATATTTTAATAGGACAACTTTACAAACGAAAAAAGTTTGTAGTAATACCTAAAAAACTAACGACCTCCGCACGACTTTACAGGCAAAAAGGGGTTTGGAACTTACAGTATCATTTTTGGGCAATCTATGTAAAACGCGGGGTTGGCGCAGATGCCGACGAATTATATCAGTACTATTTGAAGCATATCAAGCAAGTGAATTCAACGGAAATTTCAGAAGAAAAATTTTCCAATCAAATTGTTGAAAATTAA
- a CDS encoding hemerythrin domain-containing protein — protein MNIFEAIRKDHDKQRELCRLVTSTSGDSKGRKEMWEKLKHELKIHADAEERTFYSPLIHNDMMQEHARHGIAEHHEMDELMEKVDETDMDSPAWLVYAKQLCEKVEHHLEDEEHSFFQLAGKVFTEAQKTAIAKDYLKQMEENR, from the coding sequence ATGAACATTTTTGAAGCCATTAGAAAAGACCACGATAAACAACGCGAACTTTGCCGTTTGGTAACCTCCACTTCGGGCGATTCAAAAGGAAGGAAGGAAATGTGGGAAAAACTGAAGCACGAGTTAAAAATTCACGCTGATGCAGAGGAACGCACCTTTTATTCACCATTAATCCACAACGATATGATGCAGGAACACGCCCGCCACGGGATAGCCGAACATCACGAAATGGATGAACTCATGGAAAAAGTAGATGAGACCGATATGGATTCGCCAGCTTGGTTAGTGTACGCCAAACAATTGTGCGAAAAAGTTGAGCATCATTTGGAGGATGAGGAGCACAGTTTTTTTCAATTGGCAGGCAAGGTTTTCACCGAAGCACAAAAAACCGCAATCGCCAAAGATTATTTAAAACAAATGGAGGAAAACAGGTAA
- a CDS encoding DUF2784 family protein: MENFWLQFGNWFFIVFHSGLIVFNLFGWIFRKTRKLHFFTLALTLFSWLVLGIWNGFGYCFLTDWHYDILRNLGKTNLPNSYISFLVETFSGWRPDAQLVEILTLVFTLLALVFSLWVNFKRKGLK, from the coding sequence TTGGAAAATTTCTGGCTTCAATTCGGCAATTGGTTTTTTATCGTTTTTCATTCAGGGCTTATTGTTTTTAATCTTTTTGGCTGGATTTTTAGAAAAACACGAAAGCTCCATTTTTTCACTTTGGCACTTACCCTTTTTTCGTGGCTTGTTTTAGGCATTTGGAATGGTTTCGGTTATTGTTTTTTAACCGATTGGCATTACGATATTTTGCGTAACTTGGGTAAAACCAATCTACCGAATAGCTACATAAGCTTTTTGGTGGAAACGTTTTCCGGCTGGCGGCCCGATGCACAACTCGTTGAAATATTAACGTTAGTTTTTACGCTGCTAGCTTTGGTTTTTTCGCTTTGGGTGAATTTTAAAAGAAAAGGATTAAAATAA